In Bacteroidales bacterium, one DNA window encodes the following:
- a CDS encoding ATP-binding protein, translated as MERFQFEKLINWKNSNNRKPLIIRGARQVGKTWLMKEFGQREYSQIAYVNFESSKSLRNLFINDFDIQRIIVAIQIETGVQINPKNTLIIFDEIQECEGAITSLKYFFENAPQYHVIEAGSLLGVASHQHTSFPVGKVGFLDLYPLSFGEFLLALNKKSLYELLLKRDWLLITSFKPKYIELLRQYYFIGGMPEAVNSFSTENDFKKVRDIQINILSAYEQDFSKHAPNEIVPRIRMIWQSIPSQLAKENRKFIYGLLKHGARARDYEVAMAWLINSGLIYKVNRASKPALPLAAYMDSSAFKIYLVDVGLLGAMGNIDIKTIIDGNYIFREFKGAMTEQYVLQQLKYCEKLSIYYWSTEKSTAEIDFLVQFADKVIPIEVKAEENLQAKSLKSFQKQYKPSLSIRTSMSDYRTDDWLTNLPLYAVENYWK; from the coding sequence ATGGAACGGTTTCAATTCGAGAAACTTATTAATTGGAAAAATTCCAATAATCGCAAACCCTTGATTATTCGGGGTGCCAGACAAGTTGGCAAAACATGGCTTATGAAGGAATTTGGGCAACGCGAATACAGTCAGATTGCTTACGTAAATTTTGAAAGTTCTAAATCTTTAAGAAATTTATTTATCAATGATTTTGATATTCAGCGAATAATTGTTGCCATTCAGATAGAAACCGGTGTGCAAATCAATCCAAAAAATACCCTTATTATTTTCGATGAGATTCAGGAATGTGAGGGAGCCATTACATCATTAAAATACTTTTTCGAAAATGCACCACAATACCACGTCATTGAAGCGGGTTCATTGTTGGGAGTGGCATCACATCAGCATACTTCATTTCCAGTGGGCAAAGTTGGTTTTTTAGACCTTTACCCATTGAGCTTTGGTGAGTTTTTGCTGGCACTCAATAAAAAATCTTTATATGAACTTTTATTGAAACGCGATTGGTTGTTGATTACAAGTTTCAAACCGAAATACATTGAACTTTTGCGTCAATACTATTTTATTGGAGGAATGCCCGAAGCCGTAAATTCTTTTTCAACTGAAAATGATTTTAAAAAAGTGCGGGACATACAAATAAATATTTTAAGTGCCTATGAACAAGATTTCTCAAAACATGCACCAAATGAAATTGTTCCAAGAATTAGAATGATATGGCAATCCATACCCTCGCAATTGGCAAAAGAGAATAGAAAGTTCATTTATGGTTTACTCAAACATGGTGCAAGAGCAAGAGATTACGAAGTGGCAATGGCATGGCTCATAAATTCGGGCTTGATATACAAAGTGAACAGGGCTTCAAAACCCGCATTGCCTTTGGCTGCATACATGGATAGTTCTGCATTTAAAATCTATCTTGTGGATGTAGGATTACTCGGTGCCATGGGCAATATAGACATTAAAACAATTATTGATGGAAATTATATTTTTCGGGAATTTAAAGGTGCAATGACCGAGCAATATGTGTTGCAACAATTAAAATATTGTGAAAAGCTATCAATTTATTATTGGTCAACAGAGAAATCGACAGCTGAAATTGATTTTCTGGTTCAGTTTGCCGATAAAGTAATTCCTATAGAAGTAAAGGCAGAAGAAAATTTACAGGCAAAAAGTTTAAAATCGTTTCAGAAACAATATAAACCATCACTATCAATCAGAACATCCATGTCGGATTATCGAACAGATGATTGGTTAACAAATCTACCACTTTATGCAGTTGAGAATTATTGGAAATAA
- a CDS encoding (Fe-S)-binding protein encodes MESEKIKIEIPVMAGMAAKGIKPEYLFWVGCAGAFDDRYKKVAKAFAKILSHLEISYAVLGVEESCTGDPARRAGNEMLFQMQALSNIEILKKYDIKKILTICPHCYNIFKNEYPDLGGCYEVIHYTQFFNKLINEGKLKINSKKFADKKITFHDPCYLGRLNDEYKAPRKVLNKISSKNVEMKRNKSFALCCGAGGSQMFKEAEKGDKEIFIQRIEEALETKADIIATACPFCMTMLTDGLKYKNKEEEIFNYDIIELVAQALEL; translated from the coding sequence ATGGAATCGGAAAAAATAAAAATCGAAATTCCTGTAATGGCTGGTATGGCTGCAAAAGGCATTAAGCCCGAATATTTATTCTGGGTCGGTTGTGCCGGTGCTTTCGATGACAGATACAAAAAAGTAGCAAAAGCATTTGCAAAAATATTAAGTCATCTTGAAATAAGTTATGCTGTTTTGGGAGTTGAGGAATCGTGCACCGGAGACCCTGCACGCAGAGCAGGAAATGAAATGCTTTTTCAAATGCAGGCACTTTCAAATATTGAAATATTAAAAAAATATGATATTAAAAAAATTCTTACGATTTGTCCTCATTGTTATAATATTTTTAAAAATGAATATCCTGACCTTGGCGGTTGTTATGAAGTAATTCATTACACGCAATTTTTTAATAAATTAATAAATGAAGGGAAACTAAAAATTAATTCTAAAAAATTTGCTGATAAAAAAATTACATTTCATGACCCATGCTATCTGGGCAGATTGAACGATGAATATAAAGCACCGCGAAAAGTGTTAAATAAAATTTCATCGAAAAATGTTGAGATGAAAAGAAATAAAAGTTTTGCTTTATGTTGCGGAGCCGGCGGTTCGCAAATGTTTAAAGAAGCAGAAAAAGGCGATAAGGAAATTTTTATTCAACGAATAGAAGAAGCACTTGAAACAAAAGCCGATATAATTGCAACTGCCTGTCCTTTCTGCATGACAATGCTTACCGATGGGCTAAAATATAAAAATAAAGAAGAAGAAATTTTTAATTATGACATCATTGAACTCGTCGCTCAGGCATTGGAATTGTAG